The DNA window TCCTCTACGACCTCGACACCGAGGCCACCGCCAAGGCGGCCGAACTGGGCCTGCCCGTCGCCCGCTCCGCGACGGTCGGCGCCGACCCCGCTTTCGCCGGGGCGGTGCGGGAACTCGTCCTCGAGCGCGCCGCCAAGGAACGCGGCGAGGCGGCCGAGGAGTGCTGGGTGGGCACGCTGGGGCAGAGCCACGACCTGTGCGCCGCGGGCTGCTGCCCGGGGCGCACCCCCCGGCCGGCCGCCGCGGGCGCCGACAGTCCGTACGCATAGGGATGAGGGACCTTGATCTCCGATGACCTGAAGGCCGAACTGCTGGACGTGGGCCTGGAGGCCGCCCGCCAGGCCGGGGCGCTGCTGCGCGACGGCAGGCCCGCCGATCTCGCGGTGGCGGCGACGAAGACCAGCCCCATCGACGTGGTGACCGAGATGGACATCGCGGCCGAGAAGCTGATCACCGGCATCCTCGCCGAACGGCGGCCGGAGGACGGACTGCTCGGCGAGGAGGGCGCCGACGCCCCCGGCACGAGCGGCGTGCGGTGGGTCGTCGACCCGCTGGACGGGACCGTGAACTACCTCTACGGCCTGCCCAGCTGGGGCGTGTCCATCGCGGCCGAGTACCAGGGCGAGACCGTGGTCGGCGTCGTGGCGGCCCCGATGCGCGGGGAGACCTACCACGCGGTGCTCGGCGGCGGGGCCTGGCTGGGTGACGTGCGCCTTTCCTGCCGGCCGGCGGCGCCGCTGGACCAGGCCCTGCTCGGAACCGGCTTCGCGTACGTCCAGACCCGCCGGGCCCACCAGGCCGGGGTCGTGGCGCGGATCATCCCCCTGGTGCGGGACATCCGGCGGGGCGGATCGGCGGCGCTGGACCTGTGCGACGTGGCCGCCGGGCGGCTCGACGGGTACTACGAGCGCGGGCTGAACCCCTGGGACCTGGCGGCGGGCGACCTGATCGCCCGGGAGGCCGGGGCCCTGACCGGCGGCCGGCCGGGGGAGCCGGCCTCGGGCGAGCTCGCGCTCGCCGCGACGCCCGCGGTGTTCGCCTCGCTGCAGCCGCTGCTGGACGAGGCGGGGGCCTGGCACGACTGACCGGTGCCGGCCCGGGCGGCACCGCGCATGAGGGAACCCCGGCCGCCCGAGGGGGCGGCCGGGGTTCTGGCTGTGCGGAGGCTCCGGGTCAGCAGGCGGGCACGGAGACCGAGACCGGAACACCGTGCTCGGCGGCGAGGCGCTGGAGGTCCTCCAGCTCCGCCTGTTCCACTTCCGCGAGGAAGTCGTCGCCCGCCTCGCGGGCGTGCATGAGGTCCGACTGCGTGGCCCTGATGCGCTGCAGGAGACCCGCGGTGAATGCGTCCATGGTGGGTTCGCCCCCTCTTCGTGGGTCGGCGGCGGGACGTGGCAGTCCGCCGTCAGGGAGTGGATGGGGTGTGCTGACGTCCTCCCCGGCACCCTGGGCCCAGAAACCTCGCAAGACGAGGGAATCCTCACCTCCGCCCGGGCCGCGCCCGTCGCCGCACCCTGCGAGCGTCGTCTTACAGCCGGTTTACGGCCGAAACGGGCAGGATGGGCGGCGCAACACACGTGTGCCCTGCTGGGCTCGGAGGAAGGAAATCGACGTGCGCGTACTCGTCGTCGAGGACGAGCAGCTGCTCGCCGATGCGGTGGCCACCGGACTGCGCCGGGAGGCCATGGCCGTGGACGTCGTGTACGACGGCGCCGCCGCCCTGGAGCGTGTCGGCGTCAACGACTACGACGTGGTCGTGCTCGACCGGGACCTCCCGCTCGTGCACGGCGACGACGTCTGCCGGAAGATCGTCGAGCTCGGCATGCCCACCCGCGTCCTGATGCTGACCGCCTCCGGCGACGTCAGCGACCGCGTGGAGGGGCTGGAGCTCGGGGCGGACGACTACCTGCCCAAGCCCTTCGCCTTCACCGAGCTGACCGCCCGCGTGCGGGCCCTGGGACGGCGCACCACCGTCGCCCTGCCGCCGGTCCTGGAGCGGGCCGGCATCAAGCTGGACCCGAACCGGCGCGAGGTGTTCCGAGAGGGCAAGGAGGTGCAGCTGGCGCCCAAGGAGTTCGCGGTGCTGGAGGTCCTCATGCGCAGCGAGGGGACCGTGGTCTCCGCCGAGCAGCTGCTGGAGAAGGCCTGGGACGAGAACACCGACCCCTTCACGAACGTCGTACGGGTGACGGTGATGACCCTGCGCCGCAAGCTGGGCGAGCCCCCGGTCATCGTGACCGTGCCGGGCTCCGGATACCGGATCTGACGCGCGTGCCAGCCAACCCGGCGCCACCGGCCGCGCCGCCGAAACCGACCTGGGACCCCGGCCAGCCCGAGGGTCCTTTCCCTTGGCTGCGGCCGACCATCCGCATACGGCTCACGCTGCTGTACGGCGGGATGTTCCTGATCGCGGGGATCCTGCTGCTGTCGATCATCTACCTGCTGGCGGCCCAGGCCCTGCGGGAGGGCAACGCGCCCCCGTTCCAGATCGTCGGCGGCGAGGTGAAGGTCACCAGCAGCACCTGCCCGGGTGTGGTGGGCCAGCTGACGCCCAGCGAGTTCAACGCCGCGATCGGCCACTGCATGCTCGAACAGCGCCGGCACGCGCTGGACGACCTGCTGAGCCGCTCGCTGATGGCCCTGCTGGGGCTGAGCATCATCGCCTTCGCCTTCGGCTACGCGATGGCCGGCCGGGTGCTCTCGCCGCTCGGCAAGATCACCCGCACCGCCCGCCGGGTGGTCGGCTCCGACCTGACCCGGCGGATCGAGCTGGACGGGCCGGACGACGAGCTCAAGGAGCTCGCCGACACCTTCGACGAGATGCTCGACCGGCTGGAGCGGGCCTTCACGGCCCAGCAGCGGTTCGTCGCGAACGCCTCGCACGAGCTGCGGACCCCGCTCGCGATCAACCGCACCCTGCTGGAGGTGCACCTGTCCGACCCGGGGGCGCCGATCGAGCTCCAGCAGCTCGGCAAGACCCTGCTCGCCACCAACGAGCGCAGCGAGCAGCTGGTCGAGGGCCTGCTGCTGCTGGCCCGCAGCGAGAACCAGATCGTCGAGCGCAAGCCCGTGGACCTGGCGGAGGTCGCCTCCCGCGCCCTCGACCAGGTGCGCGGGGAGGCCGAGGCGAAGGGCGTGGAGATCCGCGGCGAGCGCGCCCTTGCCGTGATCCAGGGCAACGGCGTCCTGCTCGAGCGGATCGCGCTCAACCTGGTGCAGAACGCGGTCCGGTACAACGCGCCGGAGGAGGGCTGGGTGGAGGTCACCACCGAGGTCCAGCACGGCCACGCGGTCCTCGTCGTGTCGAACACGGGTCCCGTGGTTCCCGCGTACGAGGTGGACAACCTCTTCGAGCCCTTCAGGCGGCTGCGTACGGAGCGGACGAACAGCGACAAGGGTGTCGGGCTCGGCCTCTCCATCGCGCGCTCCGTGGCCCGCGCGCACGGCGGACGGATCCAGGCGACCCCCCGGGAAGGCGGTGGCCTCGTGATGCGTGTCACTCTTCCTATGTGAGTACCCCACCCCGTGTTCGCTTTTGGCTGAATGCTTGTCATGTGAAGGCAGTCGGTTCTGTGTGATCGATCACATGCCCGAGTGTCGGACCATGTGCGTTCTGTGACCCCATCGCGGCCGGAACGCCCGGGACGTCCGGGTTTCCGGCCCCCCGGATGGCGGGAAATACACGGGGTGGCGTTTGTGCAAGACGGCCCCCGGACCGTGTACGGTCCCGGTCGTCATCCCAGCTGATTGCTCCTACGGGCAGGCGGCTGGGTGTCGATTGAGTAACAGACCTTGATGTGAGGCAAAATCTCCGCCTCAGGTCGGGCACAAGTCCGGCCTCTCGCGCGTTACGTGCGCTGAGACACCGCTAACACCCAGAGGGGGAGAGCGAACAATGGCAACGGACTACGACACCCCACGCAAGACCGACGACGACGTCGACAACGACAGCATTGAAGAGCTGAAGGCCCGGCGTAACGAGAAGTCGACCTCGTCCGCGGACATGGACGAATTCGATTCGGTCGAGAGCATGGAGCTTCCCGGCGCGGACCTCTCCAACGAGGAGCTGGCCGTCCGGGTCCTGCCGAAGCAGGCCGACGAGTTCACCTGCATGAGCTGCTTCCTGGTGCACCACCGCAGCCAGCTGGCACGTGAGAAGAACGGTCAGCCGATCTGTCGCGACTGCGACTGAGAGGCGTCGGCCGTGGCTGGCTCGACACCATTTCGGAAGCGCCGCTTCCGAAAATCTGGTGATCCGGCGGAGACGCAGGCGGAAACCACGGACCCGGCGACGAGTCCTGGAACCTCCGGCGGCTCCGCCATGGGTACCGCCCACGTGCCCTCCGACACCGCCCCAGCGGTGCCGTCGGCCACAGGAGTCGACGAGGAGGCCCGGCACCGGCCCGGGGCTCGTCGGCTGCGAGCCGTCAGGAACGGTGTACGCAGGGGCGGCGAAAGTGTCAGGGACGCCGCCCTGTACATCACCGACAGGATCATCGAGAACGCCCCGCGCGTTCCGGTTCGGGACCTCGCGACCCTGCGCGCGCAGTTCCCGGGCCTCGGCCCCGATCAGCTTGCCGACAAGCTGATCCACGGCGCCGCCAATGCCACCTCCACCGTCGGAGCGGGCATCGGAGCGGCGGCCATGCTGCCCGTCCCGCCCGCCATGCCGGCGGAGCTGGCCGCGGAGATCACCGGCGTCGCCGCCATCGAACTCAAGCTCATCGCCGAACTCCACGAGGTCTACGGCCTGCGCCCGCCCGGCACGCTCGGACAGCGCAGCTTCGCCTACCTGACCTCCTGGACCGAGGAGCGCGGGGTCGACCTCACCAAGCCGACCACGCTGAACGCGGCGCTCGGCGGCCAGATGAAGCGCGAACTGCGCCAGCAGATCACCAAGCGGATGTTCCGCAACCTGCCCAACCTGATGCCGTTCATGGTCGGTGCGGCGGTGGGCGCGGTCATGAACCGCCGCGACACCCGCAAACTCGCCGAGAAGGTCCGTGGCGACCTGCGCGCCCGCGCCGTGCCCTGGGACGCCCTGCCGCGGCTCGCGCCCCTGGAACAGCCCTCCCAGCCCCTTCCCGAGGCCACCAGGGCCGCACTCGAAGGCCCTGAGCACCACGACGGCGGAGCCTGAGGGCCGCCGCCCGCCCGGCACCCCGGAGGGTCAGCCCTTCGCCGCGAGGATCGCCGCCCGCAGGGCCTCGGGCTCGCGGGTGGAGACGTACACGTACGGGGTCGGGTCCGCCGGGTCGGTCACCTCGACGCGGACCGCGGTCGGCACGTAGCTGCGCATCAGCATAAAGGCGCGGGTATCGGCCTTGTACGTGCGCCAGGCGCGCGACTCCTCGGCGTCCAGGACCTCGGGATCGCCCAGGGCCGTCACCGGGATCCGGGCCTCGCCCGCCGCCAGGGCTCCGTTCACCACGCGCACGCGCGCGGAGCCGTACGAACTCACCAGCAGCCCGGCCAGCCCGGCGCCCCCGACCAGCCCGGCCAGCAGCGGCAGCGTGCCCAGCGGCAGCAGCATCAGCGCGCACGCGAGGCCGATGAGTACGGCGATGCCCCACCAGGAGCGGGGGGCGGTCAGACGTTCGTCGTGGTGCGCGGGGGAGAGCTGCATGCGCTCAAGCCTGCCACGAGGCGACCGGCGGGTAGCCGCGCGGGTAAGGTCTGCGGCTGTGAGTGGACGAAACACAGCGTTGACGCCGCCGGCCGATGCCGCCGCGCCGGTCCGGCACCCCGACGCGCCCGCGCCCGGCGAGCTCCTCGGCGCGCACTACGAGCACTGCTTCGGCTGCGGCGGGGGCCAGCCGCACGGACTCCACCTGGAGGCCCGTGCGGGTGAGGGCGTACGCGTCACCGCCGAGTTCACCGTCAAGCCCGCGCACCAGGGCGCCCCCGGCCTCGCCCACGGCGGCGTGCTGGCCACCGCGCTCGACGAGACGCTCGGCTCGCTGAACTGGCTGCTGCGCGTCATCGCCGTGACGGGCCGGCTGGAGACCGACTTCGTACGGCCCGTTCCGGTGGACACCGTGCTGTACCTCGACGCCGAGGTCACCGCGGTCGCCGGACGGAAGATCTACTGCAGCGCGGTCGGCCGGATAGGCGGGCCCGAGGGGCCGGTCGCCGTGCGCGCGGACGCGCTGTTCATCGAGGTGAAGGTCGACCACTTCATCGACAACGGTCGGCCCGAGGAGATCCGGGCGGCGATGGCCGACCCGGACCAGGTCAGGCGCGCCCGCGCCTTCGAGGTGAACCCCTGATGTCCCTGAATGATCACGCCCCCGTCGACGTGCTGATCCGCCGCGTCGACCCGGAGGTGCCCCTCCCCGCCTACGGCCACCCCGGTGACGCCGGCTGCGACCTGGTGACCACCCAGGCCGCCGAGCTGGAGCCCGGCGAGCGGACCGTACTCCCCACCGGGGTGTCCATCGCGCTGCCCGACGGCTACGCCGCCTTCGTGCACCCGCGGTCCGGCCTGGCCGCCCGCTGCGGGCTCGCGCTCGTGAATGCCCCGGGGACGGTGGATGCCGGGTACCGTGGGGAGATCAAGGTGATCGTGGTCAATCTCGACCCTCGCGAGAGCGTCCGGTTCGAGCGTTTCGACCGCATTGCCCAGCTGGTTGTCCAGCGGGTCGAGAAGGTGCGCTTCCACGAGGTGGCGGAACTTCCCGGCTCGGCCCGGGCCGAGGGGGGTTTCGGTTCCACCGGCGGTCATCCGGCCGTGGCCGGATCGGACGCTGGTCAGCAGGGTGGGAATGGCTACGCTTCGGTCGTAACCGACCGGGAAGGACAGTGACGTGTTCGGACGTCGCAAGAAGAACGACTCCGCCAAGGACGGCGGCGCGGCCGAGCAGGTCGATGGCCGTGTGTCCGGCCTGGACGCCGGCGAGCAGGACGGCGCCGAGGAGCTCGACGCGGCCCAGCCGCGCCGCGTGAACCTGCCTCCCGCCCCGCGGCCCGACGGCCCCTGGGACGTCTCCGAGGTGCTCGGCAACCCGGCCGACGGCCGGGTCGACCTGGGCGGCATCTTCGTACCCGGGGTCGAGGGCATGGAGCTGCGGGTCGAGGTCGCCGGTGACGCGATCGTCGCCGCGACCGTCGTCCTCGGCGACAGCGCCGTACAGCTGCAGGCCTTCGCCGCACCGCGCAAGGAAGGCATCTGGGGCGAGGTCCGCGAGGAGATCGCCGCGGGCATCACCCAGCAGGGCGGCATCATCGACGAGGTCGAGGGCTCACTGGGCTGGGAGCTGCGCGCACAGGTTCCCGTACCGCTGCCGGACGGGCAGACCGGCGCGCAGCTGGTCCGCTTCGTCGGCGTCGACGGTCCGCGCTGGTTCCTGCGCGGTGTCATCTCCGGCCAGGGCGCGG is part of the Streptomyces subrutilus genome and encodes:
- a CDS encoding sensor histidine kinase; protein product: MPANPAPPAAPPKPTWDPGQPEGPFPWLRPTIRIRLTLLYGGMFLIAGILLLSIIYLLAAQALREGNAPPFQIVGGEVKVTSSTCPGVVGQLTPSEFNAAIGHCMLEQRRHALDDLLSRSLMALLGLSIIAFAFGYAMAGRVLSPLGKITRTARRVVGSDLTRRIELDGPDDELKELADTFDEMLDRLERAFTAQQRFVANASHELRTPLAINRTLLEVHLSDPGAPIELQQLGKTLLATNERSEQLVEGLLLLARSENQIVERKPVDLAEVASRALDQVRGEAEAKGVEIRGERALAVIQGNGVLLERIALNLVQNAVRYNAPEEGWVEVTTEVQHGHAVLVVSNTGPVVPAYEVDNLFEPFRRLRTERTNSDKGVGLGLSIARSVARAHGGRIQATPREGGGLVMRVTLPM
- a CDS encoding DUF3093 domain-containing protein, which produces MQLSPAHHDERLTAPRSWWGIAVLIGLACALMLLPLGTLPLLAGLVGGAGLAGLLVSSYGSARVRVVNGALAAGEARIPVTALGDPEVLDAEESRAWRTYKADTRAFMLMRSYVPTAVRVEVTDPADPTPYVYVSTREPEALRAAILAAKG
- a CDS encoding DUF3710 domain-containing protein, encoding MFGRRKKNDSAKDGGAAEQVDGRVSGLDAGEQDGAEELDAAQPRRVNLPPAPRPDGPWDVSEVLGNPADGRVDLGGIFVPGVEGMELRVEVAGDAIVAATVVLGDSAVQLQAFAAPRKEGIWGEVREEIAAGITQQGGIIDEVEGSLGWELRAQVPVPLPDGQTGAQLVRFVGVDGPRWFLRGVISGQGAVRPESAGVLEQIFRDTVVVRGDGPMAPRDPIVLKLPNDAQMVPDGVQTEDQEGSRFGGGMGQLERGPEITEVR
- a CDS encoding response regulator transcription factor, giving the protein MRVLVVEDEQLLADAVATGLRREAMAVDVVYDGAAALERVGVNDYDVVVLDRDLPLVHGDDVCRKIVELGMPTRVLMLTASGDVSDRVEGLELGADDYLPKPFAFTELTARVRALGRRTTVALPPVLERAGIKLDPNRREVFREGKEVQLAPKEFAVLEVLMRSEGTVVSAEQLLEKAWDENTDPFTNVVRVTVMTLRRKLGEPPVIVTVPGSGYRI
- a CDS encoding inositol monophosphatase family protein translates to MISDDLKAELLDVGLEAARQAGALLRDGRPADLAVAATKTSPIDVVTEMDIAAEKLITGILAERRPEDGLLGEEGADAPGTSGVRWVVDPLDGTVNYLYGLPSWGVSIAAEYQGETVVGVVAAPMRGETYHAVLGGGAWLGDVRLSCRPAAPLDQALLGTGFAYVQTRRAHQAGVVARIIPLVRDIRRGGSAALDLCDVAAGRLDGYYERGLNPWDLAAGDLIAREAGALTGGRPGEPASGELALAATPAVFASLQPLLDEAGAWHD
- the dut gene encoding dUTP diphosphatase, with product MSLNDHAPVDVLIRRVDPEVPLPAYGHPGDAGCDLVTTQAAELEPGERTVLPTGVSIALPDGYAAFVHPRSGLAARCGLALVNAPGTVDAGYRGEIKVIVVNLDPRESVRFERFDRIAQLVVQRVEKVRFHEVAELPGSARAEGGFGSTGGHPAVAGSDAGQQGGNGYASVVTDREGQ
- a CDS encoding DUF4193 domain-containing protein; protein product: MATDYDTPRKTDDDVDNDSIEELKARRNEKSTSSADMDEFDSVESMELPGADLSNEELAVRVLPKQADEFTCMSCFLVHHRSQLAREKNGQPICRDCD
- a CDS encoding PaaI family thioesterase; protein product: MSGRNTALTPPADAAAPVRHPDAPAPGELLGAHYEHCFGCGGGQPHGLHLEARAGEGVRVTAEFTVKPAHQGAPGLAHGGVLATALDETLGSLNWLLRVIAVTGRLETDFVRPVPVDTVLYLDAEVTAVAGRKIYCSAVGRIGGPEGPVAVRADALFIEVKVDHFIDNGRPEEIRAAMADPDQVRRARAFEVNP